The proteins below are encoded in one region of Ephemeroptericola cinctiostellae:
- a CDS encoding Rne/Rng family ribonuclease has translation MKRMLFNATNAEELRVAIVDGQKLIDLDIETAGREQRKGNIYKGVITRIEPSLEACFVNYGEERHGFLPFKEVERSYFKAGVDARNVSIKDALSEGQEIIVQVEKEERGNKGAALTTFVSLAGRYLVLMPNNPRGGGVSRRIEGEDRNELREAMSQLEIPQGMSIIARTAGIGRSAEELKWDLDHSLRLWNAIAGAAEPSLDEKGKRENPAPFLIYLESSLVIRAIRDYYQPDIGEILIDTPEIFEQTQSFMGAVMPHNVHRVKLYTDDIPLYSRFQIEHQIETAYARTVPLPSGGAIVIDHTEALVSVDVNSARATRGSDIEDTAYRTNLEAAEEVARQLRLRDLGGLIVIDFIDMESSKNQKDVESRLKEALHYDRARVQMGKISRFGLMELSRQRLRPSLSEGSHTTCPRCNGTGVIRDIESSALHVLRIIQEEAMKEHTAALNVQIPVDVATFLLNEKRAEIHILESRTKTNIILIPNKYLETPHYKLDRMRHDDERLELVQASYAQVDKPAEEVEYNLKETLTPAPRQEAAVKGILPTSPAPTPVERAPVATAQAVIITEPKKVGFWARLKAFFFGAPAPVLEEVVEAPAPKPLARASNNRNAHNNRSRTEDRAQRGDRRRQRNDRTDKTEPKAEQKTERPVKADGATDTAEQKPRQERRPRPERTERKDNDAQRTEPQAPEARVNESKDGEVREPREPRERRPRNNRNERKDTAEVKASSEGGAVTVAAPASTVFAVEVEKTVKPAENVMTDEAAAAAGEAVEGQAVATGERRERRSRGGRDRRERRERRESREQNGQASPEMNATANTISQLMRDDAPVLDHTPITIEIPAHVPVAGATFVVDAAPVVAPASIAPAVAVEPAPVVAVEAVVAEVAEVVVATESLVGHVEPMVETPVVETPVVERSPVEVTFVSEPAQVVAEAQAVPAAPAVPVVVPVEAVVHEVQAIEPIPVVETAVVVASTDAPAVADVPVEVIDAPLEAALSQVGLEMVQTSSDAVVPYVMTAPVRNHPPRERKPRSTVADEPLQLVETDQTVV, from the coding sequence ATGAAACGCATGTTATTTAATGCCACGAACGCAGAAGAATTGCGTGTGGCGATCGTTGATGGGCAAAAGCTCATTGACCTCGACATCGAAACGGCTGGGCGCGAACAGCGCAAAGGCAATATTTATAAAGGTGTCATCACCCGCATTGAGCCATCGCTTGAAGCGTGCTTTGTGAATTATGGTGAAGAACGTCATGGCTTCTTGCCATTCAAAGAGGTTGAGCGCAGCTATTTCAAAGCGGGCGTGGATGCCCGCAATGTCAGCATCAAAGATGCCTTGAGCGAAGGTCAAGAAATCATTGTTCAAGTTGAAAAAGAAGAGCGCGGCAATAAAGGTGCGGCCTTGACGACTTTTGTGTCGTTGGCGGGGCGTTACCTTGTGTTGATGCCGAACAACCCACGTGGCGGCGGTGTGTCACGACGCATCGAAGGCGAAGACCGCAATGAGTTGCGTGAAGCCATGAGCCAATTGGAAATCCCGCAAGGCATGAGCATCATTGCCCGCACTGCGGGCATTGGCCGTTCGGCTGAAGAGTTGAAATGGGACTTGGATCACTCGTTGCGCCTGTGGAACGCGATTGCGGGCGCGGCCGAGCCGTCGTTGGATGAAAAAGGCAAGCGTGAAAACCCTGCACCATTCCTGATTTACCTCGAGTCATCGTTGGTCATTCGTGCGATTCGCGATTATTACCAGCCTGACATTGGCGAAATTTTAATCGACACGCCCGAAATTTTTGAGCAAACCCAGTCGTTTATGGGTGCTGTCATGCCACACAATGTGCACCGTGTGAAATTGTACACGGACGACATTCCGTTGTATTCACGTTTCCAAATCGAACACCAAATTGAAACGGCATATGCCCGCACCGTGCCTTTGCCATCAGGTGGCGCGATTGTGATTGACCACACCGAAGCCCTTGTTTCGGTCGACGTCAACAGTGCGCGTGCAACCCGTGGTTCGGACATCGAAGACACCGCGTATCGCACCAACCTTGAAGCGGCTGAAGAAGTCGCGCGCCAATTGCGCTTGCGTGATTTGGGCGGCTTGATTGTGATTGATTTCATCGACATGGAGTCATCAAAAAATCAAAAAGACGTTGAGTCTCGCCTCAAAGAAGCATTGCATTACGACCGTGCACGCGTTCAAATGGGCAAAATTTCACGCTTTGGTTTGATGGAGTTGTCGCGTCAACGCTTGCGCCCGTCTTTGTCAGAAGGTTCACACACCACTTGCCCACGTTGCAATGGCACGGGCGTCATTCGTGACATCGAGTCGTCGGCTTTACATGTCTTGCGCATCATCCAAGAAGAAGCGATGAAGGAGCACACCGCAGCACTCAATGTGCAAATTCCAGTGGATGTGGCAACTTTCTTGTTGAACGAAAAACGCGCGGAAATTCACATCCTCGAATCGCGCACAAAAACCAACATCATTTTGATCCCAAATAAATATTTGGAAACGCCGCACTATAAGTTGGATCGCATGCGTCATGATGATGAGCGCCTTGAGCTCGTGCAAGCAAGCTATGCACAAGTGGACAAGCCTGCGGAAGAAGTAGAGTACAACTTGAAAGAAACGCTGACACCCGCACCTCGTCAAGAGGCCGCAGTGAAAGGCATTTTACCCACCTCTCCTGCACCCACACCTGTTGAACGCGCACCTGTGGCTACGGCTCAGGCGGTGATCATTACGGAACCGAAAAAAGTTGGTTTCTGGGCGCGTTTGAAAGCATTCTTCTTTGGCGCACCTGCACCTGTGTTGGAGGAAGTCGTTGAGGCACCCGCACCCAAGCCTCTGGCGCGTGCAAGCAACAACCGCAATGCACACAACAACCGCAGCCGCACTGAAGACCGTGCACAACGCGGAGACCGCCGTCGTCAGCGCAATGACCGCACAGACAAAACGGAGCCAAAAGCGGAACAAAAAACAGAACGCCCAGTGAAAGCAGACGGCGCAACGGACACGGCAGAGCAAAAGCCACGTCAAGAGCGTCGCCCTCGCCCAGAGCGGACTGAGCGCAAAGACAACGACGCCCAGCGCACGGAGCCACAAGCGCCTGAAGCCCGCGTCAATGAAAGCAAAGATGGCGAAGTGCGCGAACCACGTGAGCCACGTGAACGTCGTCCACGCAACAACCGCAATGAGCGTAAAGACACGGCGGAAGTCAAAGCATCCTCTGAGGGGGGGGCTGTTACTGTTGCTGCGCCCGCCAGCACAGTGTTTGCCGTTGAAGTTGAAAAAACAGTCAAACCTGCAGAAAACGTCATGACTGATGAAGCCGCCGCTGCTGCGGGTGAGGCCGTTGAGGGTCAAGCGGTGGCAACGGGCGAACGCCGTGAACGTCGCAGCCGTGGGGGGCGTGATCGCCGCGAGCGTCGTGAGCGTCGTGAAAGCCGAGAACAAAATGGTCAAGCTTCACCCGAAATGAATGCCACGGCCAACACGATTTCTCAGCTCATGCGTGACGATGCACCCGTCCTTGATCACACGCCGATCACCATTGAGATTCCTGCACATGTACCTGTAGCAGGAGCGACATTTGTGGTTGATGCCGCACCTGTTGTGGCGCCTGCATCAATTGCACCTGCCGTCGCCGTTGAGCCAGCACCTGTTGTCGCTGTTGAAGCAGTTGTTGCTGAAGTTGCTGAGGTTGTTGTTGCGACTGAATCGCTTGTGGGTCATGTTGAGCCAATGGTTGAAACGCCTGTGGTTGAGACCCCAGTTGTTGAACGGTCTCCTGTTGAAGTGACTTTTGTTTCAGAACCTGCACAAGTGGTTGCAGAGGCACAAGCAGTGCCTGCCGCACCTGCTGTACCCGTCGTCGTACCTGTTGAGGCGGTTGTGCATGAAGTGCAAGCAATTGAACCGATTCCTGTTGTTGAAACAGCGGTTGTTGTGGCGTCAACGGATGCACCTGCCGTGGCCGATGTTCCCGTTGAGGTCATTGATGCACCGTTGGAGGCGGCTTTGAGTCAAGTGGGTTTGGAGATGGTGCAAACCAGCAGTGATGCTGTGGTGCCATACGTGATGACTGCGCCTGTGCGCAATCACCCACCGCGTGAGCGCAAACCGCGCTCAACGGTGGCGGATGAACCGTTGCAGTTGGTTGAAACCGATCAAACGGTTGTGTAA
- a CDS encoding RluA family pseudouridine synthase: protein MNHLRKTFEQKNATSAQINANTPSTSDVSVRLHTIGEEEAGQRIDNFLLRICKGVPKSWVYRVVRKGEVRVNKGRVDVEYKLQTGDIVRIPPVRVAQKTSSPVPNARATKLPVIYEDNALLVINKPAGLAVHGGSGVSFGVIEQLRAAYPDFKFLELVHRLDKETSGLLMLAKKRSVLVTLHETIRLGQMDKRYYAILKGELTDKETHVRAPLYKFVAANGDRRVLVSETGQTAHSRFNIDQKLHGYTAVRVKIYTGRTHQIRVHSAHLGHPIIGDDKYGDFELNKALAKQKFDRMFLHAHELRLKHPVTGEVLSLTADIPEGFHRFINKHA from the coding sequence ATGAACCACTTACGCAAGACTTTTGAACAAAAAAATGCGACATCAGCGCAAATTAATGCAAATACACCCTCCACATCGGATGTCAGTGTACGCTTACACACAATTGGTGAGGAAGAAGCGGGACAACGCATCGATAACTTTTTACTGCGGATTTGTAAAGGTGTACCCAAAAGCTGGGTCTATCGCGTCGTCCGCAAGGGTGAAGTGCGCGTTAACAAAGGCAGAGTGGATGTCGAATACAAGTTACAAACAGGCGACATCGTCCGCATACCCCCCGTCCGTGTTGCGCAAAAAACCAGCAGCCCTGTACCCAATGCCCGAGCCACCAAATTGCCCGTGATTTATGAAGACAATGCACTGCTGGTCATCAATAAACCTGCTGGACTTGCCGTACATGGCGGCTCAGGTGTGTCATTCGGCGTGATTGAGCAATTGCGCGCCGCTTATCCTGACTTCAAGTTCCTAGAGCTCGTGCACCGACTCGACAAAGAAACCTCTGGTTTATTGATGTTGGCCAAAAAACGCAGCGTACTCGTGACCCTGCATGAAACCATTCGCCTCGGTCAAATGGATAAACGTTATTACGCCATCCTCAAAGGTGAACTGACCGACAAAGAAACGCATGTTCGCGCACCGCTGTATAAATTCGTCGCCGCCAACGGTGATCGCCGTGTATTGGTCAGCGAAACAGGACAAACCGCCCACAGCCGTTTCAACATCGACCAGAAACTGCACGGCTACACCGCCGTTCGCGTCAAAATCTACACGGGTCGCACCCATCAAATCCGAGTGCACAGCGCGCATTTAGGCCACCCCATCATCGGCGATGACAAATACGGCGATTTTGAACTCAACAAAGCATTGGCAAAACAAAAATTTGACCGCATGTTTCTGCACGCCCATGAGCTGCGTTTGAAACACCCCGTCACAGGCGAAGTGCTGTCACTTACCGCTGACATCCCAGAAGGGTTTCACCGCTTCATCAATAAGCACGCATAA
- a CDS encoding ferredoxin--NADP reductase: MSNINTEKVTSVHHWNDTLFSFTCTRDVSSRFINGQFVMIGLEVDGRPLMRAYSIVSANYEEELEFYSIKVQNGPLTSRLQHLKVGDEILVSKKATGTLVQDNLVDGKRLYLFATGTGLAPFMSIIKDPEVYERYEHVILIHGVREVSELGYHDFITNELPNNEFFGDIVREKLIYYPTVTREAFRNQGRLTDLIKSGKLTQDIGMPDFGPEHDRVLICGSPAMLAESSQMLNDMGFKESPKMGVPGDYAIERAFVEK, translated from the coding sequence ATGTCAAACATCAACACCGAAAAAGTCACCAGCGTTCACCATTGGAACGACACTTTATTTAGCTTCACTTGCACGCGTGACGTCAGCTCGCGCTTCATCAACGGACAATTTGTCATGATCGGCCTGGAAGTCGATGGCCGCCCCCTGATGCGCGCCTACTCAATCGTCAGTGCCAACTACGAAGAAGAACTTGAATTTTACTCAATCAAAGTACAAAACGGCCCATTGACATCACGCCTGCAACATTTGAAAGTCGGCGATGAGATTTTAGTCAGCAAAAAAGCCACAGGCACATTGGTACAAGACAATTTGGTCGACGGCAAACGCCTGTACCTCTTTGCCACAGGCACAGGACTGGCGCCATTCATGTCAATCATCAAAGACCCTGAAGTCTACGAACGTTACGAACATGTCATTTTGATTCATGGCGTGCGCGAAGTCAGCGAACTCGGCTACCACGACTTCATCACCAACGAATTGCCCAACAATGAATTTTTCGGCGACATCGTGCGTGAGAAATTGATTTACTACCCCACCGTCACTCGCGAAGCGTTTCGCAATCAAGGTCGCCTGACAGACCTGATTAAAAGTGGCAAACTGACTCAAGACATCGGCATGCCCGATTTTGGCCCTGAACACGACCGTGTATTGATCTGCGGCTCTCCCGCAATGCTCGCGGAAAGCAGTCAAATGCTCAATGACATGGGTTTCAAAGAATCACCGAAAATGGGTGTGCCTGGGGATTATGCGATCGAACGCGCGTTTGTTGAAAAATAA
- the metW gene encoding methionine biosynthesis protein MetW yields MSMTPVPSTTDKALNVADLIAGIQRPDFNIISSWVPSGAHVLDLGCGDGSLLDKLRRERQVTGYGVELKDGNVQACISKGLNVLQQDLEQGLTWFDDSSFDVAILSLTLQAVHKTEDMLREIARVGKTAIVSVPNFGYWPHRLAVLKGRMPVSKTLPYEWYNTPNVRVLTIPDFVQLANDVGTRVVEQVVLRDEKVIEFMPNLRGSLGVFKLIQQ; encoded by the coding sequence ATGAGCATGACCCCTGTTCCATCGACGACAGACAAAGCACTGAATGTTGCCGATTTGATCGCTGGCATTCAACGCCCTGATTTCAACATCATCAGCAGCTGGGTGCCTTCAGGTGCGCACGTGCTGGATTTGGGCTGTGGCGACGGCAGTTTGCTCGATAAATTGCGTCGCGAACGTCAAGTGACCGGTTATGGTGTGGAGCTGAAAGACGGCAATGTACAAGCCTGCATAAGCAAAGGTTTAAATGTGTTGCAACAAGATTTGGAGCAAGGGTTGACATGGTTCGATGACAGCAGCTTTGATGTCGCCATCCTTTCTCTGACCTTGCAAGCGGTGCACAAAACCGAAGACATGTTGCGTGAAATTGCCCGTGTGGGCAAAACAGCCATCGTCTCAGTTCCCAATTTCGGCTACTGGCCACACCGTCTCGCCGTTCTCAAGGGGCGCATGCCTGTTTCCAAAACCTTGCCCTACGAATGGTACAATACGCCGAATGTGCGTGTGTTGACCATTCCCGATTTTGTCCAATTGGCGAATGATGTGGGCACACGTGTGGTTGAGCAAGTGGTGTTGCGTGATGAAAAAGTGATCGAATTCATGCCAAATCTGCGGGGCAGCTTGGGCGTGTTTAAATTGATACAGCAATAA
- the metX gene encoding homoserine O-succinyltransferase MetX, producing MSKGLNTISADAGVVGLEQHVEPQVMHFSAPLPLASGASLRDYHLMYETYGTLNAARDNAVLICHALNASHHVAGVNEKGERGWWDNMIGPGKPVDTNRFFVVGVNNVGSCFGSTGPMHTNPATGKPYGADFPVVTVEDWVDAQKRLMDNLGIAQWAAVMGGSLGGMQALAWSVHYPSALRHCVVIASTTKLSAQNIAFNDVARQAILTDPDFHGGHFYEHGVVPRRGLRVARMIGHITYLSNDAMAEKFGRDLRKGDDYSFNYDVEFEIESYLRYQGDKFADYFDANTYLLITKALDYFDAAREFGGDLNGALAATRAQYFIASFSTDWRFSPETSHELVKALVKNKRKVTYAEIDAPHGHDAFLLDDPRYHNAVRAYFNNIHIGGVA from the coding sequence ATGTCAAAAGGGTTAAATACAATAAGTGCGGATGCTGGGGTGGTTGGACTTGAGCAGCATGTTGAGCCACAGGTGATGCATTTCTCTGCGCCTTTGCCGCTCGCGAGTGGTGCGAGTTTGCGTGACTATCATTTGATGTATGAAACGTATGGCACATTGAATGCAGCGCGCGATAACGCGGTACTGATTTGCCATGCGCTCAATGCCTCGCATCATGTGGCGGGCGTCAATGAAAAAGGTGAGCGAGGTTGGTGGGACAACATGATTGGACCGGGTAAGCCTGTGGATACCAATCGTTTTTTTGTGGTGGGCGTGAATAATGTGGGTTCGTGTTTTGGCTCCACGGGGCCGATGCACACCAATCCAGCCACGGGTAAACCGTATGGTGCAGATTTCCCTGTGGTGACGGTTGAGGACTGGGTGGATGCGCAAAAACGTTTGATGGATAACCTTGGTATTGCGCAATGGGCGGCCGTGATGGGGGGCAGTTTGGGTGGCATGCAGGCGTTGGCGTGGAGTGTGCACTACCCTTCTGCCCTGCGTCACTGTGTGGTGATCGCCTCTACGACCAAGTTGTCAGCACAAAACATTGCGTTCAATGATGTGGCGCGGCAGGCCATTTTGACTGACCCTGATTTTCATGGCGGGCATTTTTATGAGCATGGTGTTGTGCCGCGTCGTGGCCTGCGCGTGGCGCGCATGATTGGGCACATCACGTACCTGTCGAATGATGCGATGGCGGAGAAGTTTGGCCGTGATTTGCGCAAAGGGGATGATTACAGTTTCAATTACGATGTGGAGTTTGAAATTGAATCGTATCTGCGCTATCAGGGCGATAAGTTTGCCGACTATTTTGATGCAAACACGTATTTGCTCATCACCAAAGCCTTGGATTATTTTGACGCAGCCCGTGAGTTTGGCGGCGACTTGAATGGTGCGTTGGCGGCAACGCGGGCGCAGTATTTTATTGCCTCATTCAGCACCGATTGGCGGTTTTCACCCGAAACCAGTCATGAGCTGGTCAAAGCTTTGGTTAAAAACAAGCGAAAAGTCACTTATGCAGAAATTGATGCCCCGCATGGGCACGACGCTTTCTTGTTGGATGACCCGCGTTACCACAACGCCGTTCGTGCGTATTTCAATAACATTCACATCGGAGGTGTCGCATGA
- a CDS encoding LysR substrate-binding domain-containing protein has translation MKTLERLPPLNGLKIFEAVARHQSMVAAAAELHLTHGAVSRQIKQLERHLNVALFVRRNRGIFLTHEGDTLRAACVSVFAQIADVVAQIKPDQRVRPLVISCEPTIAMRWLIARLPKFQARHPEVLLHLFTAGGKVQFAEQGVDVAIRRNDFDLSGLYVEHLAYEKIGPVCAPVLWQRHLAVENMPRLHTASRPRAWLGWLLGHGGWVEPSAGELSFEHFYLTLQAAGAGLGAAIASQYMAEQDVRDGRLMAPFGFVEDGSAYCAVSAMPFDEDPRKILFLNWLREEFELSGLM, from the coding sequence ATGAAAACACTTGAACGACTTCCTCCCTTGAATGGTCTGAAAATTTTTGAAGCGGTGGCTCGCCATCAAAGCATGGTGGCTGCTGCCGCTGAACTGCACTTGACGCATGGTGCGGTCAGCCGACAAATTAAACAATTGGAACGACACTTAAATGTTGCACTGTTTGTTCGACGCAACCGAGGCATCTTCCTCACCCACGAAGGCGACACTTTGCGTGCGGCCTGCGTCAGTGTGTTTGCGCAAATTGCTGACGTTGTGGCGCAGATCAAGCCCGACCAACGCGTTCGGCCGCTTGTCATTTCGTGTGAGCCAACGATTGCCATGCGTTGGTTGATTGCGCGCTTGCCAAAATTTCAAGCCCGACATCCAGAAGTGTTGCTGCACTTGTTCACCGCAGGCGGCAAGGTGCAGTTCGCAGAGCAAGGGGTGGATGTGGCGATTCGCCGCAATGATTTCGATCTGAGTGGCCTGTATGTTGAACATTTGGCCTATGAGAAAATTGGGCCCGTTTGCGCGCCCGTGTTGTGGCAACGTCACCTTGCGGTCGAGAACATGCCGCGTTTGCACACCGCAAGCCGCCCTCGTGCATGGTTGGGTTGGCTGTTGGGGCATGGCGGGTGGGTTGAGCCGAGCGCGGGTGAGTTGAGTTTTGAACATTTTTACTTGACCTTGCAAGCCGCGGGTGCGGGTTTGGGTGCGGCGATTGCATCGCAGTATATGGCGGAGCAGGATGTGCGCGATGGTCGGCTGATGGCGCCGTTTGGTTTTGTCGAGGATGGTTCTGCGTATTGCGCAGTGTCTGCGATGCCTTTTGATGAGGATCCACGGAAAATTTTATTTTTAAACTGGTTGCGTGAGGAGTTTGAACTCAGTGGGTTGATGTGA
- a CDS encoding dodecin family protein, whose product MTIVKVIEVIASSPTSIEDAIQLAVAEVSKTVRNIDSVYIKDIKAHVNDGKVVSYGCICKVSFRVD is encoded by the coding sequence ATGACCATTGTTAAAGTGATTGAAGTTATTGCATCATCGCCGACCAGCATCGAAGACGCCATTCAATTGGCCGTGGCCGAAGTATCAAAAACGGTACGCAACATTGATTCGGTCTACATCAAAGACATCAAGGCGCATGTGAACGATGGTAAAGTCGTGTCGTATGGCTGCATTTGTAAAGTATCGTTCCGCGTGGATTGA
- a CDS encoding PepSY domain-containing protein yields the protein MKRAVSMTLVTLLAGLALTACGDKDDKKPAAAVTPAVTPAVTPAVTPAVTPAVTPAVTPAVTPAVTPAVTPAVTPAVTPAAASVALAKDKNGCLAYPKDQWMSEADAQAKINGLGYKVKTFKVTGNCYEIYGFDKTGKKAEVYFDAKDLSIVKTGD from the coding sequence ATGAAACGTGCTGTATCAATGACCCTCGTGACATTATTGGCAGGCTTGGCACTCACCGCTTGCGGCGATAAAGATGATAAAAAGCCTGCTGCCGCAGTTACTCCAGCAGTTACTCCAGCAGTTACTCCAGCAGTTACTCCAGCAGTTACTCCAGCAGTTACTCCAGCAGTTACTCCAGCAGTCACTCCAGCAGTCACTCCAGCAGTCACTCCAGCAGTCACTCCAGCAGTCACTCCAGCAGCAGCCTCAGTCGCACTGGCCAAAGATAAAAATGGTTGCCTTGCCTATCCAAAAGACCAATGGATGAGTGAAGCGGATGCACAAGCAAAAATCAATGGCTTGGGCTACAAAGTAAAAACATTCAAAGTCACTGGCAACTGCTATGAAATTTACGGTTTTGATAAAACAGGCAAAAAAGCAGAAGTGTATTTTGATGCCAAAGATTTGAGCATTGTTAAAACAGGCGATTAA
- a CDS encoding cytochrome b/b6 domain-containing protein, which translates to MNESNKIKVWDRVVRIAHWGLAILVILNFIDEGGDQLHRYVGYAATGIVLIRIVWGFTGSRYARFSEWWPSPSRVIAYTRLKLKGEAQRYIGHNPLGAVMMLFLMALVLNQGITGYLLGTDRFFGEEWLENWHVLSANLFMVAVGLHVLGALAESWTHKENLPAAMVHGYKRDHETEHTPET; encoded by the coding sequence ATGAACGAATCGAATAAAATCAAGGTTTGGGATCGGGTGGTGCGCATTGCACACTGGGGCTTGGCCATTTTGGTTATACTCAACTTCATCGATGAGGGCGGCGACCAACTGCACCGTTACGTCGGTTATGCGGCGACGGGCATTGTGTTGATTCGCATCGTTTGGGGCTTCACGGGCAGTCGTTATGCACGCTTCAGTGAATGGTGGCCATCTCCGTCTCGCGTCATCGCTTATACCCGTTTGAAACTCAAAGGTGAAGCACAGCGTTACATCGGCCACAACCCTTTGGGCGCTGTGATGATGTTGTTTCTCATGGCCTTGGTGCTCAATCAAGGCATCACAGGCTATCTGTTGGGCACCGACCGATTTTTTGGTGAAGAGTGGCTGGAAAATTGGCATGTCTTGAGCGCAAACCTGTTCATGGTTGCTGTGGGCTTACATGTTTTAGGCGCTTTAGCTGAAAGTTGGACACACAAAGAAAATTTACCTGCGGCCATGGTTCACGGCTACAAACGCGACCATGAAACAGAACACACACCTGAAACTTGA
- a CDS encoding response regulator transcription factor, translated as MRLLLVEDDALLGEGLVDGLTEAGFLVDWLHDGSSAITALQTQCSFDVMVLDIGLPGKNGLQVLQWMRGQHMLLPVLLLTARDALEDRVQGLNAGADDYLIKPFALTELVARLRVLLRRQYQQPTNIIAWRDFELDIAHQSITQAGTSIPLSAIEFRLLHILVANKPNHLSRAQLEEKLYGWQVDIESNALDVHLSHLRKKLGADSIINARNLGWRMGDDFK; from the coding sequence ATGCGATTACTTTTGGTTGAAGACGATGCACTGCTTGGTGAGGGTTTGGTCGATGGTTTAACTGAAGCTGGATTTTTGGTGGATTGGCTGCACGATGGCTCGTCAGCCATCACTGCATTACAAACACAATGTTCATTTGATGTCATGGTACTGGACATTGGCTTACCAGGGAAAAACGGATTGCAGGTGTTGCAGTGGATGCGCGGGCAACACATGTTGTTACCCGTTCTGCTGTTAACGGCGCGCGATGCCTTGGAGGATCGCGTACAAGGTTTGAATGCAGGCGCCGACGATTACCTCATTAAACCGTTTGCACTCACGGAGCTGGTTGCACGCCTGCGTGTGTTGTTACGTCGCCAATATCAACAACCCACCAACATCATTGCTTGGCGAGATTTCGAGCTGGACATCGCCCACCAAAGCATCACTCAAGCGGGCACATCCATTCCCCTGTCTGCCATTGAATTTCGCCTGTTGCACATTTTGGTTGCCAATAAACCCAACCACCTGTCACGCGCTCAACTCGAAGAAAAGCTCTATGGTTGGCAAGTGGACATTGAAAGCAATGCATTGGATGTGCATTTGTCGCATTTACGCAAAAAGTTGGGGGCTGACAGCATTATCAACGCTCGCAATCTGGGTTGGCGCATGGGGGATGATTTCAAATGA